Proteins from a genomic interval of Aestuariirhabdus haliotis:
- a CDS encoding DUF6500 family protein, which translates to MRDDLRQKIADDCEQKIAKKGSGVGVSFYAFFKNRNDDPELLMEAATWWIKTHRLNHFEKAEKIRTMVLEGL; encoded by the coding sequence ATGAGAGATGATCTCAGGCAGAAAATTGCCGACGACTGTGAGCAAAAAATAGCCAAAAAAGGTTCAGGAGTGGGAGTGTCTTTCTATGCGTTTTTTAAAAACAGAAATGATGACCCGGAACTGTTAATGGAAGCGGCAACCTGGTGGATAAAAACTCATAGGCTGAACCACTTCGAGAAGGCCGAAAAAATTCGAACGATGGTTCTGGAAGGGCTTTAG
- a CDS encoding arylsulfatase produces MIKGTFKTLLVLSVLWCTATIASTRSSPNIVLIVADDLGFSDLQSYGSEIETPNLDRLASRGLRFSNYHTAPSCAPSRAMLMTGVDSHRAGVGNIAESIPPEQAADPHYQGSLNHHVVTVATLLKEAGYRTYFSGKWHLGYQQKAQRPINRGFDRTLMMPHSGADNWQQRPYLPVYERAHWYADGEEIQLPEDFYSSQYIVDKAMEFIDHQPDDERPFFSYISFQAVHIPVQAPAEFTNKYLDTYADGWTALREQRQQAVKALGMVPANAPMVTMPTTPDWEALSAEDQRYHAKSMAVYAGMVDAMDAHIGRFVNYLQTVGEYDNTVFIFTSDNGAEASDPAAVSALFPLWLSMEDYHTDYDRLGEKGSYNFIGPGFASAAAGPLGHYKFYSGEGGMRVPLIISGPAVVEPAKGKITPALAYVKDLAPTILQLANVEHPGTEYRGRTIEEITGSSLWPLLAGTADRVHSNDDVIAYEIGGNAALIKGPHKILFNRGPLGDDRWHLYNIATDPGEVHDLSQQQPELFEELLQDYRHYVQQNGVLAMPKDYDQRRQLLDNYVREKYVQPIVEFFAHILDWFLALLSHLWPWNP; encoded by the coding sequence ATGATCAAAGGTACCTTTAAAACCCTGCTGGTTTTATCCGTTCTCTGGTGTACAGCGACGATCGCATCGACCCGGTCTTCTCCCAATATAGTGTTGATCGTGGCTGATGATCTGGGCTTCAGCGATCTGCAGTCCTACGGTAGCGAAATTGAGACGCCGAATCTTGATCGTTTAGCCAGCCGTGGACTTCGCTTCAGTAATTATCATACGGCGCCCAGTTGCGCGCCTTCTCGTGCCATGCTGATGACGGGGGTGGACAGCCATCGTGCCGGTGTGGGCAATATCGCGGAGTCGATTCCACCCGAGCAAGCCGCCGACCCCCATTATCAAGGCAGCCTGAATCACCATGTGGTTACTGTTGCGACTCTGCTGAAGGAGGCAGGGTACCGCACCTATTTTTCAGGAAAGTGGCACCTTGGGTATCAACAGAAGGCGCAGAGACCAATTAACCGAGGATTTGACCGTACTCTGATGATGCCTCATTCGGGGGCCGACAACTGGCAGCAGCGTCCTTACTTGCCCGTTTATGAACGGGCGCACTGGTATGCCGATGGCGAAGAGATTCAACTGCCTGAAGATTTTTACTCCTCGCAGTATATCGTCGACAAAGCGATGGAGTTTATCGATCATCAACCTGATGATGAGCGTCCCTTCTTTTCCTATATCAGTTTTCAAGCCGTACACATTCCGGTGCAAGCGCCAGCTGAATTTACCAATAAATATTTGGATACCTATGCGGATGGCTGGACGGCGCTACGAGAGCAACGCCAGCAAGCAGTTAAGGCATTGGGTATGGTGCCGGCAAATGCGCCCATGGTGACCATGCCAACCACTCCGGATTGGGAGGCTTTATCCGCAGAAGACCAGCGTTACCATGCCAAAAGCATGGCCGTGTATGCAGGAATGGTCGATGCCATGGATGCCCATATAGGACGATTTGTTAACTACCTGCAAACCGTTGGTGAATACGATAATACGGTGTTTATTTTTACGTCGGATAACGGCGCCGAGGCGAGCGATCCGGCTGCAGTCTCTGCGCTGTTTCCGTTGTGGTTGTCGATGGAAGATTATCATACCGATTACGATCGTTTGGGAGAAAAGGGCAGCTATAACTTTATCGGGCCGGGTTTTGCCAGTGCCGCTGCCGGTCCCCTGGGGCACTATAAATTTTATTCCGGTGAGGGCGGAATGCGAGTGCCACTGATTATTTCCGGGCCTGCGGTGGTCGAGCCCGCTAAAGGAAAAATCACCCCCGCACTGGCCTATGTAAAAGATTTGGCGCCAACCATTTTGCAACTGGCGAACGTTGAACATCCAGGCACCGAATACCGGGGCAGGACGATAGAGGAAATTACGGGAAGCAGTTTATGGCCTTTGCTTGCCGGTACGGCCGACCGGGTGCATTCGAATGATGACGTCATTGCTTACGAAATCGGTGGCAATGCTGCCCTCATCAAAGGGCCGCATAAGATACTCTTCAATCGAGGGCCGCTTGGGGATGATCGCTGGCATCTCTACAATATTGCGACCGATCCGGGTGAGGTTCACGATTTGTCCCAACAGCAACCCGAACTGTTTGAGGAGTTACTGCAGGACTACCGACACTATGTGCAGCAAAATGGTGTGCTAGCGATGCCAAAGGACTACGATCAACGCCGGCAACTGCTCGACAACTATGTTCGAGAAAAGTATGTTCAACCCATTGTCGAATTTTTTGCACATATTCTGGACTGGTTTCTGGCATTGCTTAGTCATCTTTGGCCTTGGAACCCGTAG
- a CDS encoding DMT family transporter, whose amino-acid sequence MMGYWYLAAAILTEVIATSALKLSNEFTRFWPSVVVVVGYGLSFYLLTLVLRTVPIGMAYAIWAGMGVVLIALVGALAFRQIPDLPAMIGMTMIVGGVVVINLFSTTASH is encoded by the coding sequence GTGATGGGATATTGGTATCTGGCCGCGGCGATTCTGACCGAGGTGATCGCCACTAGCGCGTTAAAACTGTCTAACGAGTTTACTCGCTTCTGGCCTAGCGTCGTTGTTGTGGTTGGCTACGGTTTGTCTTTTTATCTGTTGACCCTGGTGCTGCGAACAGTTCCGATCGGGATGGCTTATGCCATCTGGGCCGGTATGGGAGTGGTGCTAATCGCTCTGGTGGGCGCCCTGGCGTTCCGGCAGATCCCGGACCTTCCAGCCATGATTGGTATGACGATGATAGTGGGGGGCGTGGTGGTCATTAACCTGTTTTCTACCACGGCCAGCCATTAG
- a CDS encoding SIMPL domain-containing protein, with translation MTHETNRPNSMPALLLALGIMIGFGLLGLQIASSVISFKEYERTVTVKGLSEREVDADTVIWPIGFTAASNDLTQIYARLENSKQNIDAFLQAKGIPADAISVTPPAVTDKSAQQYGGGPAAQFRYTAQQSVTVYSHDVAQVRQVMGSLSELGKQGIVISGADYLNQTEYLFTGLNTLKPQMVQEATETARQVGEKFAQDSGSRLGKIKRAVQGQFSISPRDRNNPHIKKIRVVSTIEYYLAD, from the coding sequence ATGACACATGAAACCAATCGCCCCAATTCAATGCCCGCATTATTACTGGCATTGGGCATCATGATCGGATTCGGTCTGCTGGGTTTGCAAATTGCCTCCTCGGTGATTTCGTTCAAGGAGTATGAGCGTACCGTGACGGTAAAAGGGTTATCCGAACGGGAAGTGGATGCCGATACCGTTATCTGGCCGATCGGCTTCACCGCGGCCAGTAATGATTTGACGCAAATTTATGCACGACTGGAGAACAGCAAGCAGAACATCGACGCTTTTTTGCAGGCCAAGGGCATACCAGCCGATGCGATCAGTGTGACACCCCCGGCGGTGACGGACAAATCGGCGCAACAGTACGGTGGTGGTCCTGCGGCGCAGTTCCGTTACACTGCCCAGCAAAGCGTAACCGTCTACAGCCACGATGTGGCTCAGGTGAGACAGGTAATGGGAAGTCTGTCGGAACTGGGTAAACAGGGCATTGTGATTAGCGGGGCAGATTACCTGAACCAAACCGAATACCTGTTCACTGGGCTCAACACGCTCAAGCCGCAGATGGTTCAGGAAGCAACGGAAACGGCGCGTCAGGTCGGCGAAAAATTTGCCCAGGACTCCGGCAGCCGCTTGGGCAAAATCAAACGGGCGGTGCAGGGGCAATTCAGTATTTCTCCCCGCGACCGCAATAACCCCCACATCAAAAAAATTCGCGTGGTCTCTACCATCGAATACTATCTCGCGGATTAA
- the bluB gene encoding 5,6-dimethylbenzimidazole synthase — protein MENKQFTLEDQSLLEELLLHRRDVRGNNFLSDPISDEIIDKLLQAASMAPSVGFSQPWEFVLIRDAEIKQQVADNFAAENKKAANAFSDDKQQRYQQLKLEGILEAPLNIAVFYKPSVKPVLGQNSMLEAGEYSVVCAIQNIWLMARAMNIGLGWVSILNPEEIKQILNAPTENKLVAYLCLGYVKTFYDRPELEKKRWEKRKTIRSVVYSEGYP, from the coding sequence ATGGAGAACAAGCAGTTCACCCTCGAAGATCAATCTCTTCTGGAAGAGCTTCTGCTGCATCGGCGGGATGTGCGTGGTAATAACTTTTTGAGCGATCCAATCTCCGATGAAATCATCGATAAACTCTTGCAGGCGGCTTCGATGGCGCCTTCGGTCGGGTTTTCCCAGCCTTGGGAGTTTGTGCTGATACGTGATGCAGAAATAAAACAACAGGTGGCCGACAACTTTGCGGCCGAAAACAAAAAAGCGGCGAACGCTTTTAGTGATGATAAACAACAACGCTATCAACAATTGAAGCTGGAGGGCATTCTGGAGGCACCGCTTAACATCGCGGTATTCTATAAACCCTCAGTTAAACCCGTACTGGGTCAAAACAGCATGCTGGAAGCGGGGGAATACAGTGTGGTCTGTGCCATTCAGAATATCTGGTTGATGGCCCGGGCGATGAATATAGGTTTGGGCTGGGTGAGTATTCTGAATCCGGAGGAGATCAAACAGATTCTCAATGCACCAACCGAGAACAAACTGGTGGCCTATTTGTGCCTGGGCTATGTAAAGACCTTTTATGACCGTCCGGAGTTGGAAAAAAAACGATGGGAAAAGCGAAAAACTATTCGATCGGTAGTTTATTCTGAAGGTTACCCTTAA
- a CDS encoding Lon protease family protein produces the protein MKSHPSRLSPQQLSAPVSASEFPFANTDKLKPYLGILGQERAVTAIQFGVAMQQTGYNIFVMGDEGSGRASFVNEFLQSEGKRQQTPSDFLYVNNFDEPRKPLMLELPAGTATQLQQDTQKLIGQLLDTFPAAFEHPSYQQQKSAIERTFNRQYDQVIDEVEKEALKREVALYRDANTVSFTPMIEGRAMEETEFAQLSEEVREQFHRHINELEEMLNDALLPLPQWKRESSEQFRKLTQQTIARSIAPLIEPLEKRHRQVPGLLGYLKRMRKQLHRLIPEKLIDEKTQEMRDATESRALLEDELSPNIMVSREPSSGAPVIHEPHPSYKNLFGRVEFSGDMNALNTSFRQVCGGSLHLANGGFLIIEAEKLLGEPFAWDSLKRALKERRLQMESPYSELGIINGITLDPEPMPLHTKVVLIGKRSTYYLLQQLDADFSSLFRVLADFDERIKREEGSLTAFARLMQTFSENEQFSSLGADAVARLVEYSCRLAEHQQYLSAQFNRIFNLLSEANFVRRLAEDEVLSADHVERALQAQQERSGRVSELQLEQISDGTVLIQTQGNSVGKINALTVYQLGDNQFGTPARITATVYPGSRGVVDIEREASLGQALHSKGVMILSGYLGQRYARHFPLAISANLAMEQSYGLIDGDSASLAELCCLLSAITELPIDQSLAITGSVNQYGEVQAIGGVNEKIEGFFDLCQVRGLNDRQGVIIPLANRINLMLRQDVIDAVAAERFHIYAVNEVDQAMELLTGVSPGTADEGGSYSPESINALAIERLQEISACSHRQEDRDQTT, from the coding sequence ATGAAGTCGCACCCTAGCCGTCTTAGCCCCCAGCAACTCAGCGCACCGGTCAGCGCCAGTGAGTTTCCTTTCGCCAACACCGACAAGCTCAAGCCTTATCTGGGCATTCTGGGCCAGGAACGGGCAGTGACTGCGATTCAGTTCGGCGTGGCCATGCAGCAAACCGGCTACAATATTTTTGTGATGGGAGATGAAGGCAGCGGTAGGGCCTCCTTCGTCAACGAATTTCTGCAAAGTGAAGGTAAACGCCAGCAAACCCCATCGGATTTTCTCTATGTCAATAACTTCGATGAACCTCGTAAACCGTTGATGCTGGAACTGCCTGCAGGTACCGCTACCCAATTGCAACAGGATACCCAGAAGCTGATCGGTCAGTTACTGGATACTTTTCCTGCCGCTTTCGAACATCCCAGCTACCAGCAGCAGAAAAGTGCGATCGAGCGTACCTTTAATCGCCAATACGATCAGGTGATCGACGAGGTCGAAAAAGAAGCGCTTAAGCGGGAAGTGGCCCTCTACCGCGATGCCAATACCGTCAGTTTTACCCCCATGATTGAGGGGCGAGCGATGGAAGAAACCGAATTTGCGCAGCTATCCGAAGAAGTTCGAGAACAATTTCATCGCCATATTAATGAGCTGGAGGAGATGTTAAATGATGCCCTGCTGCCTCTGCCACAATGGAAACGCGAATCCTCCGAGCAGTTTCGCAAACTGACCCAGCAAACCATTGCCCGCTCCATAGCACCACTGATTGAACCGTTGGAAAAACGCCACCGGCAAGTACCCGGCCTACTGGGCTATCTCAAACGTATGCGCAAACAGCTGCATCGATTAATTCCGGAAAAACTGATCGATGAGAAAACTCAGGAAATGCGCGACGCTACGGAAAGCAGAGCATTACTGGAAGATGAGCTAAGCCCCAATATCATGGTGTCCCGGGAACCCTCATCCGGCGCCCCCGTCATTCACGAACCTCACCCCAGCTACAAAAACCTGTTTGGTCGGGTCGAATTTTCCGGTGATATGAACGCCCTGAACACCAGCTTTCGCCAGGTATGCGGTGGCAGTCTGCATCTGGCTAATGGGGGGTTCCTTATTATTGAGGCCGAGAAATTACTGGGCGAACCCTTTGCCTGGGATTCGTTAAAACGGGCCCTGAAGGAACGTCGCTTGCAGATGGAGTCGCCCTATAGCGAGCTCGGCATCATCAATGGTATTACCCTGGATCCCGAACCCATGCCGCTGCACACCAAGGTGGTGTTAATTGGCAAACGCTCAACCTATTATTTGCTGCAACAGCTGGATGCCGATTTCAGTTCACTGTTCCGGGTTCTGGCCGATTTTGATGAACGCATCAAACGTGAAGAGGGTTCGCTAACGGCCTTTGCCCGATTGATGCAAACCTTCTCAGAAAACGAGCAATTCTCTTCTCTCGGCGCCGATGCCGTGGCCCGACTGGTGGAATACAGCTGCCGTCTGGCGGAACACCAGCAATACCTCAGCGCGCAATTTAATCGTATTTTCAATTTGCTCAGCGAAGCCAATTTCGTGCGCCGCCTGGCCGAAGATGAAGTGCTGAGTGCCGATCATGTCGAACGCGCCCTGCAAGCCCAGCAGGAACGCTCCGGCCGGGTCAGCGAGCTACAACTGGAGCAGATCAGCGATGGTACGGTGCTGATACAAACCCAGGGCAATAGCGTCGGTAAAATCAACGCCCTCACCGTATATCAACTGGGGGACAATCAGTTCGGTACCCCGGCCCGCATCACAGCAACGGTGTATCCGGGTTCTCGCGGCGTAGTCGATATCGAGCGTGAAGCCAGCCTGGGTCAAGCGCTGCATTCCAAGGGCGTGATGATTCTTAGCGGTTATCTGGGACAGCGTTACGCGCGTCATTTCCCACTGGCCATTTCGGCGAATCTGGCGATGGAGCAATCCTACGGTTTGATCGATGGTGACAGTGCCTCACTGGCCGAACTCTGCTGCCTGCTTTCGGCCATTACCGAGCTACCCATTGATCAATCACTGGCGATTACCGGTTCGGTCAACCAGTACGGAGAAGTACAGGCGATCGGTGGCGTTAATGAAAAAATCGAAGGTTTTTTCGATCTCTGCCAGGTACGCGGACTCAATGATCGGCAAGGCGTTATCATCCCGCTGGCCAATCGTATTAACCTGATGTTACGCCAGGATGTGATCGACGCGGTGGCAGCGGAACGATTCCACATTTATGCGGTTAATGAGGTCGATCAGGCGATGGAATTACTCACCGGCGTCAGCCCCGGCACTGCCGACGAAGGTGGCAGCTATTCACCAGAGAGCATCAATGCCCTGGCCATCGAGCGACTACAGGAGATCAGTGCTTGCAGCCACCGTCAGGAGGATAGAGACCAAACCACATAA
- a CDS encoding LysE family translocator, whose amino-acid sequence MQMENWLIFCSIALVATVTPGPAILLVSTHSLQFGLGRALMTIAGNVSGLFIMSACSVAGLSALLLASTFAFTVVKILGALYLIYLGIKLWRGGVTSSQLQASATSSPRTLNLYLQGLLVALTNPKAIVFTTALFPQFISSTSSLIPQFTILVLTFMGLSFSCLLAYAVASRRIKNSSARRVNGRWLNRCFGGAFIGAGTLLAFTAQR is encoded by the coding sequence ATGCAGATGGAAAACTGGCTGATATTTTGCTCCATCGCGCTGGTGGCAACGGTCACTCCAGGACCGGCGATCCTGTTGGTTAGCACCCACAGCCTGCAGTTTGGTTTGGGGCGTGCGTTGATGACAATCGCTGGTAATGTTTCCGGACTCTTTATTATGTCGGCCTGCTCTGTGGCAGGCCTGAGCGCGCTGTTACTGGCCTCCACCTTTGCTTTTACGGTCGTCAAAATATTGGGCGCGTTGTATCTGATCTATCTAGGGATAAAGCTTTGGCGAGGAGGGGTGACGTCGTCGCAACTGCAGGCTTCGGCAACCTCATCGCCCAGGACCTTGAATCTCTATCTTCAGGGGTTGTTAGTGGCCCTGACCAATCCCAAGGCGATCGTGTTTACCACGGCGTTATTTCCCCAGTTTATCTCGTCAACGTCGTCTTTGATCCCCCAGTTTACTATCCTGGTGCTGACCTTTATGGGGCTTTCGTTCAGCTGCTTGTTGGCCTATGCCGTGGCCAGCCGCCGAATAAAAAATAGCTCTGCGCGACGGGTCAATGGTCGCTGGCTCAACCGTTGTTTTGGCGGCGCCTTTATTGGCGCAGGTACGTTGTTGGCGTTCACCGCCCAGCGCTAG
- a CDS encoding MAPEG family protein yields the protein MHNFFWFVLFVAVNGGFLILLTANVSRLRIKNRISYGDGDNRDLMRAIRVHANGTEQVPIFALMVLALAMIGTADMLMGALVILFTLSRLVHAFGVLYKNPMARQYGAAVTYLLQIVAVVMLILALLGSWV from the coding sequence ATGCATAATTTTTTTTGGTTTGTACTCTTTGTTGCCGTTAATGGTGGCTTTTTAATTCTGTTAACGGCCAATGTGTCCCGTTTAAGAATTAAAAACCGAATCTCTTACGGCGACGGTGACAATCGAGACCTGATGAGGGCGATAAGGGTTCACGCCAATGGTACCGAGCAAGTGCCGATCTTTGCCCTGATGGTGCTGGCCCTGGCTATGATCGGCACCGCTGATATGTTGATGGGGGCTTTGGTTATTCTGTTCACGCTATCGAGATTGGTCCATGCATTTGGCGTGTTGTATAAAAACCCTATGGCCAGACAATACGGTGCGGCCGTGACCTATCTGCTACAAATTGTTGCTGTGGTGATGTTGATCCTGGCGTTGCTTGGTAGTTGGGTGTAA
- a CDS encoding MBL fold metallo-hydrolase → MDLSFLGAAGTVTGSKYLLTHNDHQFLIDCGLYQGVKNLRQRNWKALPLPASNIRAVLLTHAHIDHSGYLPALVKRGYKGKVYCSSATHELCKVLLPDAGYLQEEDARYANKRKFSRHSPAEPLFSVEDAHRALKQFQPVDFGETLTLSGGVTARFSPVGHIIGASCIRLDNGQTSILFSGDVGRQKDPVMYPPEPVDGADYLVVESTYGDRRHGTQDPMLQLETIINETASRGGIVLIPSFAVGRAELLLHLICELKRQQRIVDLPLYLNSPMAITATEIHKRFHKLHRLSAEQCQQIDDNTHYVRSVEESIALNGKKMPAIIISASGMASGGRVLHHLKALLPNHRNSVVFAGFQAPGTRGEAMINGVDKVKIHGGYYPVKAQIHSLENLSAHGDHGDIVDWLRHCKQRPNHTWVTHGEPAAADAMRLHIQDELDWHASVAEYQDKVSLG, encoded by the coding sequence ATGGACCTTAGCTTCCTGGGCGCCGCGGGGACCGTCACCGGCTCGAAGTATCTGTTAACCCATAACGACCATCAGTTCCTGATCGATTGCGGCCTCTACCAGGGCGTTAAGAATCTGCGCCAACGCAACTGGAAAGCCTTACCGTTACCTGCCAGTAATATCCGTGCTGTCTTGCTAACCCATGCCCATATCGACCACAGCGGATATCTGCCAGCCCTCGTTAAGCGTGGCTACAAAGGCAAAGTTTACTGCAGCTCCGCCACTCACGAACTCTGCAAGGTACTACTGCCCGATGCCGGTTATCTGCAAGAGGAGGATGCCCGTTACGCCAACAAGCGGAAATTCTCTCGTCATTCTCCGGCTGAACCTCTGTTTAGCGTCGAAGATGCCCACCGAGCACTGAAACAGTTTCAACCCGTCGACTTCGGTGAAACCCTGACCCTATCCGGGGGAGTAACCGCCCGCTTCTCACCGGTTGGCCATATCATCGGCGCCAGCTGTATTCGCCTGGATAATGGCCAGACCTCCATACTGTTCAGTGGCGATGTTGGGCGTCAAAAAGATCCGGTGATGTATCCCCCCGAACCCGTCGACGGGGCCGATTACCTGGTGGTGGAATCCACCTATGGTGATCGACGCCACGGTACTCAGGATCCAATGCTGCAGCTGGAAACGATCATTAATGAGACCGCAAGCCGGGGCGGCATTGTTCTGATTCCGAGTTTTGCCGTGGGCCGTGCCGAGCTGCTATTGCATCTTATTTGCGAGCTTAAACGCCAGCAGCGTATTGTCGATCTTCCGCTGTATCTGAACAGCCCGATGGCGATTACCGCGACCGAAATTCATAAACGTTTTCACAAGTTGCATCGCCTTTCCGCAGAACAATGTCAGCAGATCGATGACAACACTCACTATGTCCGCAGTGTCGAAGAATCGATTGCACTCAACGGTAAAAAAATGCCGGCGATCATTATTTCGGCCAGCGGCATGGCCAGCGGTGGTCGCGTGCTGCATCACCTAAAAGCTTTGCTGCCCAACCACCGTAACAGTGTCGTGTTCGCCGGATTCCAGGCGCCCGGCACTCGAGGCGAAGCGATGATCAACGGGGTCGATAAGGTTAAAATTCATGGCGGCTACTACCCGGTCAAGGCACAAATCCATAGCTTGGAAAACCTCAGCGCCCACGGTGACCATGGCGACATTGTCGATTGGTTGCGTCATTGCAAACAGCGCCCCAACCACACCTGGGTGACACACGGCGAGCCTGCCGCAGCGGACGCAATGCGCTTGCACATTCAGGATGAACTGGATTGGCACGCATCGGTGGCCGAATACCAGGACAAGGTGAGCCTGGGCTAA